The genomic interval CAGCTTTTTTCCCCGGCGGATTTCAGCGCAGCAGCTTTTGCATACAGACGCTGTTTTCGACACCGGCGTATTGCCCATAGTTGGGCATGATTTCGTAGCCGCAGCGTTGATAGAGGCGAATGGCTTCGGGCTGTCGCTTGCCCGTCTCCAACACGCAAGCAGCAGTCTCGAGTTCGCCCGCCCACGCTTCCAATTCCGTCAGGATTGTTTGGGCGATGCGCTTTCCGCGCCAAGCGGGCCGGACGAACATGCGTTTGATTTCGACGCTGTTGCCGGCATACGGCTTGAACGCGCCGCAACCGACTGCCTCGTCATTCACATACGCCATGACGACGTGCTGAAGCTGGTCAATTTTGTTGAACTGCGCGTAATAGGCGTGCTCAGCGCCATCGCGCTCGCGCAAGTCCTGGTCGAGCAAGCGGACAAGCGCTTGAAAATCAGCATTGCCTGAGTGAGTGCGTGTCAGTTTAAGCATACGGCGGGTGCAGTGCGCTGGCGGCCCCTGCGAGATGAAAAAAGGCCTCGCTAAAAACGGATTGCGGAATGCATTAGCGCATTCCGCAATCCGCGCTTCAAATTTTACGAAGAGATCATTGACCGCTACTGCCAGCCGTGTCCTCTTTCAGTTTGCTGACTTTTTGCCCATTCATTTCAGCGCCGATGACTTCGCCTTTGTCGTTTTTGACGATGGTGAATTCGGCGTCGCTGCCTTGCATGAAAAACTTCGTCTCGGATTGCGGCACGAATTCCATCGTGGCGCGGAAGGGAATGCTGACGATCAGCGCGTTGCCTTTGCGCGTCACGTTCACATTCATCTTCATCGCGTCGAGCATGTACTTGCCGGCGTAACTATCCAGCACCTTCGGGTCAACTTGCGCAATGGGGGGCATCTCGGTGACGTAATCCATGAACCCCAACATCATTTCATCATACGTCGGCTCGCCGAAACGCACGTCTTTGGTCGGGTCGGGATTGAATTTGTTCTTCGTCGAATTGTCGTAATAGGCGGTCACCATCAGCTTCGTCCCGGCGGGCAACCGCTTCGGCTCTTTGAGCAGGTAATTGGTTTGCCAAGCGAAGTCATATTTCGACGAACTCATCAGCACTTCGCTTTTGCCGTCGGGATAGATCGCTTTGTATTCCATGCTCTTGCCGCGCAAATGCATGTGCGGCAGGAAGGCATAAATTGTCGTCGCGCGTTTGAACGTGCGGCACGCCGTCACGCGATGATTGTCGGCGCCAGCGGGAATCTTAAAGGTGTTATTGCCGATGGAACCTGTCGTCATCAGCTTGTCGCCGTGCTCTTTGGCAAACACCAAACCGATCATGGATTGATCTTTTTCCACCGCCGTGCCGCCCAGCGTCTGATTTGAATAGTGAATCTGGAAACGGATGAGCGAGCCTGCTTGCAACTTGCGCACGATCCCTTCCGGGAAGGAGTCAGCGTTGTGACCGGGCGCGTACCCTGCGAGCAAGTCGCCGCCCGTGCCACCGCGTCCGCCCGTGCCCGCCGCACAACCGTCGTCTTGCACCGGCTGATCGGGTTTCATGCGGATCAAAAAGCCATCGCGGTACATCGGCGAATCCTTCAACTGCGCTTCCATCGCCTTGTAACGCGCCTCGGTCGTCAGCTTCGACATATTCGCTGAGCCGGGCGGCACGATGAAGGCCAGAATGTGATGGACGATTTTCGGATTCGTCGGGCGCGCTTCGATGCGCGAGATGTATTTGTCTTCGGTCAGCTTAGGGTCTACATCAAAGTATTGATACTCATCCGCGCCTGGCTTGTAGGTGTAAGGCTCGGGAATTTGCACAACCAAATCAGGCGTGCCGATGTTCCAACCCGCCGCGAATTTCGGCGCGGGAGGCAGTTCTTTCGGATCACCTTCCGCCGCGCCACCATCCACCCAGGCCACAATCGTGTCAATCTCGGCTTGCGACAGCGTGCGGTCGTTGGCGAACTGGCCCACGTGTGGATCGGCATGCCAGGGCGGCATCGTGCGGTTGGAGACTTTCTCTTTGATGGATTTCGCCCAAGGCCGCACGTCCTTATAACTCAAGGTCGAGAACGGCGCGCTCTCACCCGGACGGTGGCACTCAGCGCATTGCTTATTAAAAATCGGCGCGACATCTTTGGTAAACGTGACGGCCTTGGCATTTTTGCTGCCACTGGCGTGCGTGCTGGCCAGCCAAGCCAGGCTGATCGTGACGCTAAACAGCAGCGCCAACACAAAGGAAAAACGACGTTGAATCCGCATCTGGAAAGTCCCCTCACTCTTGAAAATCTTGTTGTTTGCCCAAACCGGTTGCGGCACGATCTGTGCCCGTGAAGCGATTTGCGGGCGTAAATGTATGCATACCCGCCTCTGCTGTCAAGCGAGTTTTCCTAATGGATTCAGCAACTTCCAGCAAATCCTGTCTTGTGCTTCGGCTATTGGCTGACCGGTCAGACAGTTACAGCGAACAAAACTGAATGACCCCTCAGTCAGATTTCCTTCAAAACCAAACCCCGCTGATGGCGAAAGCCAAGCCCCGCAGCGAAAAAAGCGCAAAACCTGCTTGCCTCCTTTTCACGGCAAGGCCTGGCTTTCGTGCCCAGACAACCCAAATTAAAAAGCCTGGTTGGCGCCTCTGCCGCTAGCGCTCCCACGGCGGGCAACATAACCGGCAGAGACCGATCCGCAAGATCGCCACCGCCTACGGCAAATCAATCAAGATCAATTCGCTCGCTTGCGTGGCCGCCAGCGACAGATTTTCCAAACCAACGAGGCGCGCCTGATCGCCAGTATTCAACACTTCGCCATTCAATGTCAGAGCACCTTCGATCACATAAAGAAACGCGCGCCGCCCCGGCTTCAATGTATGCGTCACTTGCTCACCCGCGCTTAACCGCGAAACATAAAACGTCGTGTCCTGATGAATCTTCAAAACCCCCGGCGCAGCCTGCCCCGACACAATCGGCAACAGCTTACCCGCGCGTTCGGCCTCTGTGAATTGCCGCTGTTCGTATCCTGGCGTTAATCCGTCCTGCTCCGGCAATAGCCAGATTTGCAACAGCCGCACCGGCTCGGTTTCCGAAGCATTCAACTCGGAATGCGCGATGCCCGTCCCGGCGGTCATGCGCTGCACTTCGCCCGCGCGAATCAGGCCGCGTCCGCCCGTGCTGTCTTTGTGCGCCAGTTCGCCGCTCAGCACGTAAGTGACGATCTCCATCTCGCGATGCGGATGCGTCGGGAAGCCGCCGCCACCTGCGATCGTGTCGTGATTGAAGACGCGCAAGGGCCCGAAATTCAGATTGGCCGGATCGTAGTACCGATCAAAACTGAACAGCCAATAGGCCGACAACCAATCACTCTCCAAATGAAACCGCTCGTTCGCTCTGATGATCTGCATACAGTTCCTCCTTCTTTCGACAAACTTACGACAATCGTTTTTGCAATTCGCCGTCCACCGAAGCCGCGCCACCGCCACGCATCAACAACGCCACGGCCAACCCGATGGCCAGCAGGTGATATTCAAATCCTTCGCCTTGCGGTTGCCCCATCCAATTCATAAAAAAGCCATTTTTGGCGTGCACCATCGCCACGGCCCCTAGCATCACTAAGCCAATGCCAAAAGCGCTGAAGCGCGTCAGGAAGCCGGTAATCAGTCCCAGCGCGCCAAACGATTCGGCCATAATCACCAGGAAAACAATGACGGCGGGCAGGCCCTGTCCGGTCATCGCCTTCATGGTCGCGCTGAAACCATAGCCGCCAAACAAACCCAAAAGCTTTTGCGCGCCGTGCGGCAAAATCACCAGCCCCAGCGTCAACCGCAAGATCAACGGCAAGATGTCATTCGTGGTCGCCAACATTTTTCGCAGCATACTCTTCCCTCCTTCGGCCTGCCCATTCGTTTCCCGGCAGACTGTTTCTCAGTTGACAATTGGGGCAAAAAAACTACTCGTGGAGCAGTTTGCCCAGCAAATGGAACAACGTCTTCTGTTCCTCCCGCGTCAGCGGTTTGAGCGCCGCGTTGGCCGCCGCAATCACTTCGCTCAACGTGTCCTGCAAAAACCTGGCGCCCGCCTCCGTCAGCACGACCAGATTCACACGCCGGTCGCCACAAGTGAGGCGTTGCGCATAGCCTTTCTGCTCCAAGGCGTCCACCACCTTCGTCACATTCGCCCGCGTTGAAAGCATCTGCCGCCCGATTTCGGATTGCGACAGCGGTTCCGCCGCCCCATTCAAAATGCGCAGCACGTTGTAGTGGTTATCTGTCAGGCCCCACTTGCCGAACCGCTCATCCGACGCGCGCCACATCCGGTCACCCACGCGCATCAGCCGGATCAGCGCCTGCTCGGCGATGCTCGGGGTTATTTTTACGCGTTGTTTCGTCATCACGCCGCGCATTATGCACAGCACCTGCCAGGTTGTCAACTGGGAAACATTCAACCGCGCAACTGAATGCCGGACTGTACAGCCGCGCCGCCGCCGCACTAAGATGCCGCGCGTTTCAATCAACCAATTTTTCGGAGTCACCCTCGCTATGCTGCTGAAATTCATCAAACTGGCGCTCTATCCGCTCTTCCGCATCTTCTTTGCGGTTGAATACCACGGCGTCGAAAACGTGCCGCCACACGGCGCAGTCATCCTCGCGGGCAATCATCCG from Acidobacteriota bacterium carries:
- a CDS encoding GNAT family N-acetyltransferase, with product MLKLTRTHSGNADFQALVRLLDQDLRERDGAEHAYYAQFNKIDQLQHVVMAYVNDEAVGCGAFKPYAGNSVEIKRMFVRPAWRGKRIAQTILTELEAWAGELETAACVLETGKRQPEAIRLYQRCGYEIMPNYGQYAGVENSVCMQKLLR
- a CDS encoding pirin family protein, which gives rise to MQIIRANERFHLESDWLSAYWLFSFDRYYDPANLNFGPLRVFNHDTIAGGGGFPTHPHREMEIVTYVLSGELAHKDSTGGRGLIRAGEVQRMTAGTGIAHSELNASETEPVRLLQIWLLPEQDGLTPGYEQRQFTEAERAGKLLPIVSGQAAPGVLKIHQDTTFYVSRLSAGEQVTHTLKPGRRAFLYVIEGALTLNGEVLNTGDQARLVGLENLSLAATQASELILIDLP
- a CDS encoding MarR family transcriptional regulator — protein: MTKQRVKITPSIAEQALIRLMRVGDRMWRASDERFGKWGLTDNHYNVLRILNGAAEPLSQSEIGRQMLSTRANVTKVVDALEQKGYAQRLTCGDRRVNLVVLTEAGARFLQDTLSEVIAAANAALKPLTREEQKTLFHLLGKLLHE
- a CDS encoding thiol-disulfide isomerase, with product MRIQRRFSFVLALLFSVTISLAWLASTHASGSKNAKAVTFTKDVAPIFNKQCAECHRPGESAPFSTLSYKDVRPWAKSIKEKVSNRTMPPWHADPHVGQFANDRTLSQAEIDTIVAWVDGGAAEGDPKELPPAPKFAAGWNIGTPDLVVQIPEPYTYKPGADEYQYFDVDPKLTEDKYISRIEARPTNPKIVHHILAFIVPPGSANMSKLTTEARYKAMEAQLKDSPMYRDGFLIRMKPDQPVQDDGCAAGTGGRGGTGGDLLAGYAPGHNADSFPEGIVRKLQAGSLIRFQIHYSNQTLGGTAVEKDQSMIGLVFAKEHGDKLMTTGSIGNNTFKIPAGADNHRVTACRTFKRATTIYAFLPHMHLRGKSMEYKAIYPDGKSEVLMSSSKYDFAWQTNYLLKEPKRLPAGTKLMVTAYYDNSTKNKFNPDPTKDVRFGEPTYDEMMLGFMDYVTEMPPIAQVDPKVLDSYAGKYMLDAMKMNVNVTRKGNALIVSIPFRATMEFVPQSETKFFMQGSDAEFTIVKNDKGEVIGAEMNGQKVSKLKEDTAGSSGQ
- a CDS encoding DoxX family protein, coding for MLRKMLATTNDILPLILRLTLGLVILPHGAQKLLGLFGGYGFSATMKAMTGQGLPAVIVFLVIMAESFGALGLITGFLTRFSAFGIGLVMLGAVAMVHAKNGFFMNWMGQPQGEGFEYHLLAIGLAVALLMRGGGAASVDGELQKRLS